In Salvelinus namaycush isolate Seneca chromosome 36, SaNama_1.0, whole genome shotgun sequence, one DNA window encodes the following:
- the LOC120030280 gene encoding basement membrane-specific heparan sulfate proteoglycan core protein-like — translation MTFFVFVEVLSILIYCGHCGEDDERPIAVLTLQPNWKQIFIGETVTMRCDIQGGGDSDWQYEWHNNTKSVYSNKKPEYRISPVYTANSGSYTCQGVKGIKRSETSDAVQLTVSALPSATLSVSPQGPLYSGDTVTLQCDIPDYTDWTYYWYRNNQPFSSTHGKTITISLPDQDGQYQCAGTRTDRPQKSQLSRALSIQFIALPTASMSISPQGLLYSRETVTLQCVIPGYTDWMYYWYRNNQQFSSQTSETITISLPDQAGQYQCQGKRTRRPQWSNLSSSLPIIVTALPETTLSVEPNPVFPGETVTLTCSVGSDSSWSYKCSAHDLNYQPSTTLTSDKENIFTGDSVTLSCTVESPGWTFYWYRHRPDSTPVTTTSGYSYTLSWVSVSDGGQYWCRAGRGDPVYYTLYSDSVQINITEKPVAFLTLQPNWTQIFIRETVTMRCDIQGGGDSDWNYRWYKNSQLFSPFNTKTEYRISPVYMSNSGLYTCEGVKGNKISKTSDAVQLTVSGKPKAVLSISPQWLNPGDSVTLSCEVDKTSTGWRFSWYRTVPYRAGLPSLSDKSYSLQPLSDNVTSEDSYTLIPAGPTPTGGYVCRAGRGDPVYDTLYSEPQFLWSGDLQPSVSLRISPNTTQQFKSKSLSLSCEEKGNSTGWRLMRNTERGVESVCVSNWESITGSTCTISYTFTRDSGVYWCEYGSGEYSNAVNITVPAGDVILESPVHPVTEGDSVTLRCKYWTTSSNIKADFYKDGVLIKNGTTGEMTIPAVSKSDEGFYKCKYPDKGESPESWMTVRVVSPGSSTSVLEGVVVGLVVAGVLLVIILVLLCRFKNSKGTPRPREPTRTPNRTKDLPRVRLLMLGGAHIYDTINPSDNNVNGTV, via the exons ATGACTTTCTTTGTCTTTGTTGAAGTGCTGAGTATCCTCATCTACTGTGGACACTGTGGTGAAGATGATG AGAGACCTATAGCTGTTCTGACCCTCCAACCCAACTGGAAACAGATATTCATTGGAGAGACTGTCACTATGAGATGTGacatacagggaggaggagacTCTGACTGGCAGTATGAGTGGCATAACAACACGAAGTCAGTCTACTCTAATAAAAAGCCAGAGTACAGAATCAGTCCTGTATACACGGCTAACAGTGGTTCATATACCTGTCAGGGTGTAAAGGGAATCAAGCGCTCTGAAACCAGTGATGCTGTACAACTGACTGTGTCTG CTCTGCCCAGTGCCACATTGAGTGTCTCTCCTCAGGGTCCCCTCTACTCTGGAGATACAGTCACTCTGCAGTGTGACATACCAGACTACACAGACTGGACGTACTACTGGTACAGAAACAACCAACCATTTTCCAGTACCCATGGTAAAACCATTACCATCTCTCTCCCCGACCAGGATGGTCAGTACCAGTGTGCGGGGACCAGGACAGATCGGCCCCAGAAGTCTCAACTCAGCAGAGCCCTCTCTATCCAGTTTATTG CTCTGCCCACGGCCTCAATGAGTATCTCTCCTCAGGGTCTCCTCTACTCTAGAGAGACAGTCACTCTGCAGTGTGTCATACCAGGCTACACAGACTGGATGTACTACTGGTACAGAAACAACCAACAGTTTTCCAGTCAGACCAGTGAAACCATCACCATCTCTCTCCCAGACCAAGCTGGTCAGTACCAGTGTCAGGGGAAAAGGACAAGGCGCCCCCAGTGGTCTAATCTCAGCTCATCTCTCCCCATCATCGTCACTG CTCTGCCTGAAACTACACTGAGTGTAGAGCCAAACCCTGTGTTCCCTGGAGAGACAGTTACTCTGACGTGTTCAGTAGGGTCTGACAGTAGCTGGAGCTATAAGTG CTCTGCCCACGACCTCA ATTATCAGCCGTCCACTACACTGACTTCAGACAAAGAGAACATATTCACAGGAGACAGTGTGACACTGAGCTGTACTGTAGAATCTCCTGGATGGACGTTTTACTGGTACAGACACAGACCAGACTCTACACCAGTAACCACAACCTCTGGATACTCCTACACACTCAGCTGGGTCAGTGTCTCTGATGGAGGACAGTACTGGTGCAGAGCTGGGAGAGGAGACCCAGTCTACTACACCCTGTACAGTGACTCAGTCCAGATAAACATTACTG AGAAACCTGTCGCTTTTCTGACCCTCCAACCCAACTGGACCCAGATATTCATTAGAGAGACTGTTACTATGAGATGTGacatacagggaggaggagacTCTGACTGGAACTACAGATGGTATAAGAATAGTCAGTTATTCAGCCCCTTTAACACAAAGACTGAGTACAGAATCAGTCCTGTCTACATGTCTAACAGTGGTTTATATACCTGTGAGGGTGTCAAGGGAAACAAGATCTCCAAGACCAGTGATGCTGTACAACTGACTGTGTCTG GTAAACCCAAGGCTGTCCTGAGTATCTCTCCTCAGTGGCTGAACCCTGGAGACTCAGTGACTCTGAGCTGTGAAGTTGACAAGACGTCTACAGGCTGGAGGTTCTCCTGGTACAGGACTGTTCCCTACAGAGCTGGGTTACCCTCCCTATCAGACAAGTCTTACTCTCTACAGCCCCTATCTGACAATGTGACTAGTGAAGACTCCTACACTCTGATCCCTGCTGGTCCTACTCCTACAGGAGGATATGTGTGTAGAGCTGGGAGAGGAGACCCAGTCTATGACACACTCTACAGTGAACCACAGTTTCTCTGGTCAGGAG ATCTGCAGCCTTCAGTGTCTCTCAGAATAAGTCCCAACACAACTCAACAATTTAAATCAAAGTCTCTCTCACTGAGCTGTGAGGAGAAGGGGAACTCTACTGGATGGAGACTgatgagaaacacagagagaggagtagagtcAGTGTGTGTCTCTAACTGGGAATCAATAACAGGGTCTACATGTACCATCAGCTACACATTCACACGGGACAGTGGAGTGTACTGGTGTGAGTATGGATCAGGAGAGTACAGTAATGCTGTCAACATCACAGTGCCTG CTGGTGATGTGATCCTGGAGAGCCCTGTTCATCCCGTGACTGAAGGAGACTCTGTGACTCTGCGCTGCAAATACTGGACAACCAGCTCAAACATCAAGGCTGATTTCTACAAAGATGGAGTTCTCATCAAGAATGGGACCACAGGAGAGATGACCATCCCTGCAGTATCCAAGTCAGATGAAGGATTCTACAAATGCAAATACCCTGACAAGGGAGAATCACCAGAGAGCTGGATGACAGTGAGAG tcgTATCTCCTGGATCCTCTACATCAGTCTTAGAAGGAGTGGTTGTGGGTCTGGTTGTTGCTGGTGTTCTGCTGGTCATTATCCTGGTCCTGCTGTGTCGATTTAAAAACAGCAAAG GAACCCCCAGACCCAGAGAACCAACCAGGACCCCCAACAGGACCAAGGATCTACCCAGAGTCAGGCTCCTGATGCTGG GTGGTGCTCACATCTACGACACGATCAATCCCTCAGACAACAATGTTAATGGTACTGTATAG